GCCAATGGGCGACTTGAGCGGCTGGTCGGGATCGGCATTGCGGGCCGTCAGGTAAAACTCGATTTCCGGACGGATGGCAGGCGCCCAGCCGTGGCCGGCGTACAGCTTGAGCACCCGCCGCAGCACCGAGCGCGGCGCAAAGTCGACCAGCGTGCCATCGGAAAAATGGCAATCGTGGATCACCTGCGCGGTCGGGTCCTGCGCCCACGGCACCATGGTGATGGTGGCCGGGTCGGCCTTGAGTATCATGTCGCGGTCGGTGGCGGAAATGGCGCGCAGGTAAGCCGCGTCATGCTCCGGGTAGTTGCCGGTGACGGTCATGCCCAGCACGGCCTCGGGAATGCGCATGCCGCGCTCGTCCGCGAATTTGGCCCTGGGCAGGATTTTGCCGCGGGCCACGCCCGTCAGGTCGGGCACCAGGCATTCAATTTCCGTGACCTGGCGCCCGTTGAGCCACTGGTCCATCTCGGCGTAAGTAAAATTTTTTCTGCTGGACATCCGCGCCTCCACTGCGGAGTGGCAGCGCGGCGCACGCTGACACTCACCGTTGTCAATAACTATACGTTAGCAGATTTCCACGCAGTTTGAAAATCGCCCAGCCGCAGGCAGTGTGGCGCAGCGAACCGACGCCGGGATCGGCCCGCCCTATGATTGCCTCATTCATTACCTGGAGAAGACCATGTCCGACGACCTGAACAATCGTGGCCCTGCCGACCGTGCCCGCATCAACCTGTCGGAACAGCACGAGATCAATTACTGGACGGTAGCCCTGGGCGTACCGGAAGACGAACTGCGGCGCCTGGTGGCCGAAGCCGGCAACAGTGCCGAGGCCGTCCGCGAGGCGCTCGCGAAGAAGAACCCGCCCAGCATCCTCATCGAACGCTAGCCATCGCCGCACTGCGGAAGCTTGACCCACCCGCCGTGCGAGGATTGCCAAGCCCCTGCCATGGCGCATGCGGCCAGGCGCCTGCACGCGCCGCCGGAACGCGGGTTTCCGGCTCCCGAACAAGGTTGGGCGGCCGGTTTCCCGTTATACTTGCACGTTTATACATTTGCTCAACGCCCGTGCGTGAACAGCTGACAAGCGGCGCGCGGTCCCTGAGCACACTATGACCTTGCGCTGCCGCTAATATAGCAGTGCGTGGCCACCGGCATGCCTGCGGCCGCCGCCGAAATTGCAGCGGGCGCAGGAACTGATCACCAAGATGATAAGACAACGATTACTCCACCCGGCGCGCATCGTGGCCATTGCGTTTCTTGTGGCAATAGCGATTGGCACGACCTTGCTCATGCTGCCGTTTGCCCGGACGGGAGCGGGATCGGCGCCCCTGCTCGTGGCCCTGTTTACCGCGGTGTCTGCCGTCTGTGTCACGGGACTTGCCGTGGTCGATACCGGCACCTACTGGTCCCCTGCCGGCCAGGGCTTGATCATGTTCATGTTCCAGATCGGAGGATTCGGCATGATGACCGGCGCCACCCTGCTGGGCCTGATGGTCAACCGCTCGCCAAGGCTGCGCCTGAAACTCATCACCCAGACCGAAACCCATTCCCTGGGCCTGGGGGACGTGGCCAACGTGGCCAAGCTGGTCCTGGTCGTCACGGTGACGTGCGAACTGATCGTGGCCACCGTGCTGACCCTGCGCTTTCATCTGGCGTATGGCCTCGACTGGCAGCAGGCTGCGTGGAGCGGCCTGTTCCACGCGGTGTCGGCCTTTAACAATGCCGGCTTTTCCATCCACGCCGACAGTGTCATGCGCTACGCGCCCGATGCCCTGGTGCTTTTGCCCATCATGCTGGCCGTGATCATTGGCGGCATCGGCTTTCCCGTGATTGCCGACCTGCGCAACAAGACCTGGTCGCCGCGCAGCTGGTCCTTGCATACCAAGCTGACACTGGTCGTCACGGGCTTGCTGCTGCTGATCGGCTTTGTCGGTGTACTTTTGTTTGAGTGGAACAATAGCAACACCCTCGGTGCCATGTCGGTATCCGACAAGCTGCTGGCTGCCTCCTTTACCTCGGTGTCGGCGAGAACAGCGGGCTTCAATGCGATCGACTTTGCGCTCGCTACCCGCGAAACCTGGGCCATGCATTACTTTCTGATGTTCGTGGGCGCCGGCAGCGCCGGCACCGGTGGCGGCGTCAAGGTGGGCACGCTGGCCATCCTGTTCCTGCTGGTGGTGGCGGAATTGCGTGGCCAGCCCGACAGCGAAGCCTATGGCCGCCGGGTCGGCACCTCGGCCCAGCGCCAGGCCATTACCGTGGTGGCACTGGGCAGCGCATCGATTGTGATTGGCACCACCATCCTGCTCTCGCTCAGCGATGCGTCCACCGACCGCATCATCTTTGAAGTCATTTCCGCTTTCAGTACGGTCGGCCTGTCCACCGGCATCACCGCCGACCTCCCCCCGGCCGGGCAATATGTACTGATCGTCCTGATGTACCTGGGCCGGATCGGCACGGTCACCCTGGCCACTTCACTCATACTCAGCGAGCGGCGCATGTCGTATCGCTATCCCGAGGAGCATCCAATTGTTGGGTAGAATCTTTACAGAGCAGTTCGCATTTTCCGCCGGCGACAGCGTGCTGGTCATTGGACTGGGCCGCTTCGGCAGCTCCGTGGCGCAGTCGCTGATCCGCCTCGGCCACGATGTCATGGGCGTGGACACGGACAGCGACCGCGTGCAGCACTGGGCGGACCGGCTGACCCACGCGGTGCAGGCCGACGCCACCAAGGAAAGCGTGATGCTGCAACTGGGGGCGGCCGATTTCTCGCATGCGATCGTGGCCATTGGCGGTGACATTGCCGCCAGTCTCCTGACGCTGATGGTGCTGACCGAACTGGGCATCAAGGATATCTGGGTCAAGGCCCTGAACCACGAGCACGGGCAGCTGGCAAAGAAAATGGGCGCCCATCATGTGGTCATGCCCGAGGCAGACATGGGCGAGCGCGTCGCGCACCTGGTCACCGGCCGCCTCATCGATTTTCTGGAGTTCGATGACGGTTTCGCCATCGCCAAGATCCATGCCCCGGTCATGACCCATCACAAGACCCTGACCGAGTCCCGGGTGCGGGAGCAGTTTGGCGTGACGGTGGTGGGCGTCAAGCGTGCCAATACGGATTTCCAGCACGCGACTGCGCAAACCTCGGTCGAGCCTGCTGATTTGCTGATTGTCTCCGGCCCGACGCGCAAGATCGAGATGTTTGCCAGCGCCACCAAAGCGAAGAAATAGCGGCGCCGGGGGCCGGGCTCAGGCGGGCGCCGGCGGCGACTGCGGGAAGTGGGGAATGTCGGCATCCAGGCACACCCACGCTTGCGCATCAGCCGTGTAAATATCGAGCATGGGCTTGAAGGCCGAACAATCGTCCAGGGTGGGAAAGCGGATCGACGTGACATGGGGATTGGCGGCGCTTTGCGTCAGCAGGGGCGTGCCGCATGCGGGGCAAAAACTGCGGCTGACCAGGGCGCCGCTGCTGCCTTTCACGGTGTAGTACCTAGGCTCGCCGGTCAAGGCCAGGTCGGCTGTCATGATGACCACGCCCGAGGCAAACGGCGCGCCGCTGGAAACCTGGCAATCGCTGCAATGGCAATTGAGCATGGCCAAGGGCGCGCGCGCCACCGTGTAGCGAATGGATTGGCAGGCACAGCCGCCGGAAAATGCCTGGTCCATCGTGAACGCTCCTTGCCGCGATCGATGCAGCACAGATCTGCATCCGGATTAATGGATAAACCGTGAAATGGCGGCCATGGCCGACAGTTCCAGATTCATGAAGCGAAAACCCACCTTGAATTCGCCATTACTGAGAATACAGTACTGCGCCTTGGCCTTGATGGCAATCGATTGCACTTTCCCGTCATGAAACAGTTCAAAGCGCACCATGCCCACCGCCCCGTGCGGCACCGCCTTGGGCGTGACCAGTCCCAGCCCGTCACCGCCCACATCCATGGTGCGGGCCATGAGCGTTTCGCCATCTTCCAGGGTCAGTAAGGCCTTGACCTTGAGCACCTTGCGCACGCCTGTGCGCTGTTCCTTATGCACTGCCGATCCGTTGTTCTGCATGCCGCTCACCCATTTGCTAATCCAGTTCCCGTAATTTATTGAAGGCTTCGTCGATCCGCTCCACCGCCACGATCGTCATTCCTTCTATCTTTTGCTTTGGTGCATTCGACTTGGGGATCATGGCAATCGAGAAACCCAGCTTTGCCGCTTCCCGCAGCCGCTCCTGCCCCCGCGGGGCGGGCCGGATTTCGCCGGCCAGGCCCACTTCGCCAAATACCACCAATCCTCGCGGCAAGGGTTTGCTGCGCATCGAGGAATTTATTGCAAGCAATACTGCTAGATCGGCAGCCGGCTCCGTAATCTTTACCCCTCCGACAGCATTTATAAACACATCCTGGTCAAAAGCGGCGATCCCGGCATGGCGGTGCAGCACCGCCAGCAGCATGGCCAGGCGGTTTTGCTCCAGGCCCACCGACAGGCGCCGCGCATTGGGCAGGTGGCTGGTATCGACCAGGGCCTGGATTTCCACCAGCAAGGGGCGCGTGCCTTCCTGGGTCACCATCACGCAGGAGCCGGGCACTTGGCTGTCGTGCTGGGACAAGAACAGGGCCGACGGGTTGGATACCCCTTTCAAGCCTTTTTCCGTCATGGCGAACACGCCCAGCTCGTTGACGGCGCCAAAGCGGTTCTTGATCGCGCGCACCAGGCGGAAGCTGGACTGGGTATCGCCTTCAAAGTACAGCACCGTGTCGACAATGTGCTCGAGCACGCGGGGTCCGGCCAGCGCGCCTTCCTTGGTCACGTGGCCCACCAGAATGATGGTAATGCCGGTCTGCTTGGCCAGGCGCGTGAGCTGGGCCGCGCATTCGCGCACCTGGGCCACCGATCCGGGCGCCGAGGTGAGCGCATCCGAATACACGGTCTGGATCGAATCGATGACCGCCACTTCCGGTTTCAGGTCGGCCAGCGTACCAAGGATCTTCTCCAGCTGGATTTCGGCCTGCAGTTTCAGCGCGCGCGTTTCCACGCCCAGCCGGCGTGCGCGCAGGGCAATCTGGGCGCCGGATTCTTCGCCGCTCACGTACAGCGTGCTCTTGACGGCCGCGATATTGGCCAGCGCCTGCAGCAGCAGGGTCGACTTGCCAATGCCCGGGTCGCCGCCGATCAGCACCACGCCGCCCGGCACCAGGCCGCCCCCGAGCACGCGGTCAAATTCCTCGATGCCGGTGCCAAAGCGCGGCACGTCAATCGCTTCGATGTCCGACAGCGACAGTACCGGCGCCGTTTGCGCCAGGCTCTTGTGCTGCTGGTTCGACAGCCGGTTCACGCCCGGCGCCTCCACCACGGTCTCTTCCATCGTGTTCCACTGCTGGCAGGCGGGACACTGCCCGGTCCACTTGCTGGCCACGCCCCCGCAATCACTGCAGGTGTACTGGGTCTTTACCTTAGCCATGCTGCCCCGCGTTGGTTGTCAAATCAGCTTCCAGCATGCGCACGCGCGGTGCCACCGCGCACATGAGTTCGTATCCGATGGTGCCGGCGGCGCTGGCCACCTCGTCCACCGGCAGGCCGGCACCCCACAGCACCACCGGGCTGCCCACGCGGGCGTGGGCAATGGCCGTCAGGTCCACCGTCAGCATATCCATCGATACCCGGCCCACCAGTTCGGTGCGCACGCCGTCCACCAGCACCGGCGTGCCCTGGTCCGCATGGCGCGGATAGCCGTCGGCGTAACCGCAGGCCACCACGCCAACGCGCATGGGCCGGTCAGCGACAAAGCGGCTGCCGTAGCCCACCGTGTCGCCCGCAACAATGTCCTGGATGCCAATAATCTCGCTGGCCAGGGTCATGGTGGGGCGCAGGCCGAACGCTTGCGCACTCTTGCCCCCGGGCGAGCCGCCGTACAGCATGATGCCAGGGCGCACCCAGTCATTCGACAGCGCGGCCTGCAGCTCCTGCTGATGCAGCACGCCGCCCGAGTTCGACAGGCTGCGCAAGCCCGGCAGGCCCCTGGCGCCCTGGCAAAAGCGCGCCACCTGCTCATGGATGGAAAGGCGCGGGTGCTCCAGTTCGTCCGCATTGGCGAAATGGGTCATCAGGGTAATCTCGCGCACGGCCGCGATGGCGCGCAGGCGCGCATAGGCATGGGGAAAGGCATCGGGCGTGAAGCCGAGGCGGTTCATGCCGGTATTCATTTTCAAATGCACATCGATTGGCCCGGCCAGCCCGGCCTGCTCGAGCATGGCAATCTGCTCGACCGTGTGGACCGTGCTATTAATATGGTGGGTGGCCAGCATGGCCACGTCGGCCGCCTCAAAAATGCCTTCGAGCAGAAGGATCGGCTTGGTCCAGCCCAGTTCGCGCAGGCGCAGCGCGCCCTCCGTTTCGATCAGGGCCAGGCCGTCGGCCTCGGCGAAACCGCGCAAGCCCCGTTCCAGGCCGTGGCCGTAAGCATTGGCCTTGACCACCGCCCAGACCCTGGCGGCGGGCACGCAGGCGCGCGCGCGCGCCAGATTATGGCGCATGGAATCGAGGTGAACGGTCGCGGTAATGGGCCTTGGCATTGGGTCAATCGGCAGTAAAAAGAGTTCCGTATTTTACCGGACGGCGCCCCGCGCTGCGCGCTGTTTTCTTTGGGATCAAGGCTATTCATGGTATAAAGCAACCCACATCAGTTTATAGAACTTAACGAATGAACCGTGGTTTTTACACCATTATGACGGCGCAGTTCCTGTCGTCGCTGGCCGATAACGCCTTGCTGTTCGTGGCGATCGACCTGCTGATCCAGATGTCGGCACCAGATTCACTCAAGCCCCTGCTCAAGCTCTCGTTCGTCCTGTTCTACGTCCTGCTGGCCGCCTTTGTGGGTGCCTTTGCCGATGCGCTGCCCAAGGGCCGCGTCATGTTCATTGCCAACCTGGTCAAGATTTTTGGCTGCACCCTGCTGTTCTTCCACGTCCATCCCCTGCTCGCCTACGCCGTGGTGGGCTTTGGCGCGGCCGTCTATTCGCCCGCCAAGTACGGCATCCTGACCGAACTGCTGCCGCCGGAAAAGCTGGTGGAAGCCAATGGCTGGATCGAAGGCTTGACCGTCATGTCCATCATCCTCGGCACCGTGCTCGGCGGCGCGCTGGTGAGCAATGCCGGTTCGGCCTTCATGCTTGGCTTCGACCTGCCCCTGGTCGACACCATGATCGATACCACCAGCGAAGCGGCATTGACGGTGGTGGTGATCATCTACGTGCTGGCGGCACTGTTCAACCGCCGCATTCCGGAAACGGGCGCCGTGTACGAACACCAGGAACGCAATCCGGCCAAGCTGATTGCGGACTTTGCCAACTGCTCCGCCATCCTGTGGAAGGACAAGCTGGGACAGATTTCGCTGGCCGTCACCACCCTGTTCTGGGGTGCCGGCGCCACGCTGCAGTTCATTGTGCTCAAGTGGGCCGAAAAGCAGCTGCACATGCCGCTCGATAAAGCCACCACCCTCATTGGCGTGGTCGCCATTGGCGTGGCCGCCGGCGCCGCCCTGTCGGCCAAGACCATCCCGCTCAAGAAGTCGCTCACCGTGATCCCGCTCGGTATCGCCATGGGCCTGGTGGTGATGATCATGACCATGGTCCACTCGGTGGCCCTGGCCTACCCGCTGCTGATCCTCATTGGCGCGCTGTCGGGCTTTTTCGTGGTGCCCATGAACGCGCTGCTGCAGCACCGCGGCCACGTCCTCATGAGCGCCGGCCACTCCATCGCGGTCCAGAACTTCAATGAAAATCTGTCCATCCTGACCATGCTGGCGCTGTACGCCATCATGATCGTGCTGGACGTGAACCTCAATACCATCATCATCATGTTTGGCGGCTTTGTGGCCGGTGTCATGTTCCTCATCATGCGCCTGCACGCGGCCAACCAGCGCCAGAAGGATTCGCTGGCCCTGATCGGCGAACACAAACACTGAGCGCTCAGGAAGCCGGCGCGGCGAGCTTTTGGCGAAAAGCGGCGCGCGCGCGCCAGTCATCGGGCACGATGAAGCCGCGCGCCGTTTCCACGCTGTGTCCCTGCTCCTGCCTGACCACCGCCACCAGCACCGGCATCGGCACGCGCGTGAACTGTTCGGCAAGCTGCGCCTGCAGCGCGGCGGCGTCGAGGACGGCCTCCCCTTCGGCGCTGCCCGTGGGCAGGGTACCGCGATAAGGCGCCAGCCATTGCAGGCGTGGCAAAATCACGAAGCTGCTTGGCCCCAGCTGCGCGAGCTCCGACAGCTGGCACCAGAAACCGCGGCAGTGGCGGCTCGAAATGGCCGGGTCCAGCGGCCCGGCTGCGGCCGGATAGAACAGCCAGCCTTTCACCAGCGCGCGCGCCCGCACGACCGGCCGTGGCAGCACCGCCTGCGCCGCCGGGTGGCTACCCAGCACCAGCTGACGCTCGATAATCTTGCGCATCTTGGCGCCCAGGCTGTCGGCCAGGTTGGGGCCGACAAACGTATCAAGGCGCTGGGCCGCCGCGCCTTCGAGCAGATAAAACTTGGTCGCAAATTCAATGTGCTCCACGCCGTCAGGACCGGCATCGAGCAGGAAATCGAATTCGCCAATGGTGTCGTTGCGGGTGGCGCGCACCTGCAGGCCGTGCGCCACCAGCATGCCGTGGGAACGGAAATAAAAGGCCATGAGCTTTTCCGCGTACAGGCCAAGGCGGGTGTAGACCCGCTCGCCCAGTTCTGC
This region of Massilia sp. PAMC28688 genomic DNA includes:
- a CDS encoding DUF1853 family protein, coding for MPAPASAQASFASRFGNLTQPHVRALAWLLDAPDLLDPADPHWEGQIASLGPVNADTAAWLAALDADPAPLLAELGERVYTRLGLYAEKLMAFYFRSHGMLVAHGLQVRATRNDTIGEFDFLLDAGPDGVEHIEFATKFYLLEGAAAQRLDTFVGPNLADSLGAKMRKIIERQLVLGSHPAAQAVLPRPVVRARALVKGWLFYPAAAGPLDPAISSRHCRGFWCQLSELAQLGPSSFVILPRLQWLAPYRGTLPTGSAEGEAVLDAAALQAQLAEQFTRVPMPVLVAVVRQEQGHSVETARGFIVPDDWRARAAFRQKLAAPAS
- a CDS encoding PilZ domain-containing protein is translated as MQNNGSAVHKEQRTGVRKVLKVKALLTLEDGETLMARTMDVGGDGLGLVTPKAVPHGAVGMVRFELFHDGKVQSIAIKAKAQYCILSNGEFKVGFRFMNLELSAMAAISRFIH
- the lplT gene encoding lysophospholipid transporter LplT, translated to MNRGFYTIMTAQFLSSLADNALLFVAIDLLIQMSAPDSLKPLLKLSFVLFYVLLAAFVGAFADALPKGRVMFIANLVKIFGCTLLFFHVHPLLAYAVVGFGAAVYSPAKYGILTELLPPEKLVEANGWIEGLTVMSIILGTVLGGALVSNAGSAFMLGFDLPLVDTMIDTTSEAALTVVVIIYVLAALFNRRIPETGAVYEHQERNPAKLIADFANCSAILWKDKLGQISLAVTTLFWGAGATLQFIVLKWAEKQLHMPLDKATTLIGVVAIGVAAGAALSAKTIPLKKSLTVIPLGIAMGLVVMIMTMVHSVALAYPLLILIGALSGFFVVPMNALLQHRGHVLMSAGHSIAVQNFNENLSILTMLALYAIMIVLDVNLNTIIIMFGGFVAGVMFLIMRLHAANQRQKDSLALIGEHKH
- the radA gene encoding DNA repair protein RadA; protein product: MAKVKTQYTCSDCGGVASKWTGQCPACQQWNTMEETVVEAPGVNRLSNQQHKSLAQTAPVLSLSDIEAIDVPRFGTGIEEFDRVLGGGLVPGGVVLIGGDPGIGKSTLLLQALANIAAVKSTLYVSGEESGAQIALRARRLGVETRALKLQAEIQLEKILGTLADLKPEVAVIDSIQTVYSDALTSAPGSVAQVRECAAQLTRLAKQTGITIILVGHVTKEGALAGPRVLEHIVDTVLYFEGDTQSSFRLVRAIKNRFGAVNELGVFAMTEKGLKGVSNPSALFLSQHDSQVPGSCVMVTQEGTRPLLVEIQALVDTSHLPNARRLSVGLEQNRLAMLLAVLHRHAGIAAFDQDVFINAVGGVKITEPAADLAVLLAINSSMRSKPLPRGLVVFGEVGLAGEIRPAPRGQERLREAAKLGFSIAMIPKSNAPKQKIEGMTIVAVERIDEAFNKLRELD
- the alr gene encoding alanine racemase, which codes for MPRPITATVHLDSMRHNLARARACVPAARVWAVVKANAYGHGLERGLRGFAEADGLALIETEGALRLRELGWTKPILLLEGIFEAADVAMLATHHINSTVHTVEQIAMLEQAGLAGPIDVHLKMNTGMNRLGFTPDAFPHAYARLRAIAAVREITLMTHFANADELEHPRLSIHEQVARFCQGARGLPGLRSLSNSGGVLHQQELQAALSNDWVRPGIMLYGGSPGGKSAQAFGLRPTMTLASEIIGIQDIVAGDTVGYGSRFVADRPMRVGVVACGYADGYPRHADQGTPVLVDGVRTELVGRVSMDMLTVDLTAIAHARVGSPVVLWGAGLPVDEVASAAGTIGYELMCAVAPRVRMLEADLTTNAGQHG
- a CDS encoding TrkA family potassium uptake protein — protein: MLGRIFTEQFAFSAGDSVLVIGLGRFGSSVAQSLIRLGHDVMGVDTDSDRVQHWADRLTHAVQADATKESVMLQLGAADFSHAIVAIGGDIAASLLTLMVLTELGIKDIWVKALNHEHGQLAKKMGAHHVVMPEADMGERVAHLVTGRLIDFLEFDDGFAIAKIHAPVMTHHKTLTESRVREQFGVTVVGVKRANTDFQHATAQTSVEPADLLIVSGPTRKIEMFASATKAKK
- a CDS encoding DUF3606 domain-containing protein is translated as MAQRTDAGIGPPYDCLIHYLEKTMSDDLNNRGPADRARINLSEQHEINYWTVALGVPEDELRRLVAEAGNSAEAVREALAKKNPPSILIER
- a CDS encoding GFA family protein, with the protein product MDQAFSGGCACQSIRYTVARAPLAMLNCHCSDCQVSSGAPFASGVVIMTADLALTGEPRYYTVKGSSGALVSRSFCPACGTPLLTQSAANPHVTSIRFPTLDDCSAFKPMLDIYTADAQAWVCLDADIPHFPQSPPAPA
- a CDS encoding TrkH family potassium uptake protein codes for the protein MIRQRLLHPARIVAIAFLVAIAIGTTLLMLPFARTGAGSAPLLVALFTAVSAVCVTGLAVVDTGTYWSPAGQGLIMFMFQIGGFGMMTGATLLGLMVNRSPRLRLKLITQTETHSLGLGDVANVAKLVLVVTVTCELIVATVLTLRFHLAYGLDWQQAAWSGLFHAVSAFNNAGFSIHADSVMRYAPDALVLLPIMLAVIIGGIGFPVIADLRNKTWSPRSWSLHTKLTLVVTGLLLLIGFVGVLLFEWNNSNTLGAMSVSDKLLAASFTSVSARTAGFNAIDFALATRETWAMHYFLMFVGAGSAGTGGGVKVGTLAILFLLVVAELRGQPDSEAYGRRVGTSAQRQAITVVALGSASIVIGTTILLSLSDASTDRIIFEVISAFSTVGLSTGITADLPPAGQYVLIVLMYLGRIGTVTLATSLILSERRMSYRYPEEHPIVG